A single genomic interval of Lathyrus oleraceus cultivar Zhongwan6 chromosome 7, CAAS_Psat_ZW6_1.0, whole genome shotgun sequence harbors:
- the LOC127103003 gene encoding putative aconitate hydratase, cytoplasmic: protein MLGQPMSMVLPGVVGFKLSGKLRNGVTATDLVLTVTQILRKHGVVGKFVEFHGNGMGELSLADRATIANMSPEYGATMGFFPVDHVTLQYLKLTGRSDETVAMIEAYLRANKLFVDYNEPQQDRAYSSYLELNLDEVEPCISGPKRPHDRVALKEMKADWHSCLDNKVGFKGFAIPKEAQGKVAKFDFHGQPAELKHGSVVIAAITSCTNTSNPSVMLGAGLVAKEAHDLGLKVKPWVKASLAPGSGVVTKYLLQSGLQKYLNEQGFNIVGFGCTTCIGNSGDLDESVSSAISENDIVASAVLSGNRNFEGRVHPLTRANYLASPPLVVAYALAGTVDIDFEKEPLGTGKDGKNVFLRDIWPSTEEIAQTVQSSVLPDMFRSTYESITKGNPMWNELQVPAEKLYSWDTNSTYIHEPPYFKGMTMDPPGPHGVKDAYCLLNFGDSITTDHISPAGNINKDSPAHSTPHHLAKASNLPSNNKLQQAMQPIHI from the coding sequence ATGCTTGGCCAGCCAATGAGTATGGTGTTACCTGGTGTTGTTGGGTTCAAGTTGTCTGGAAAATTGCGCAATGGTGTTACAGCAACTGATTTGGTTCTAACTGTCACACAAATTCTTAGGAAACATGGTGTTGTAGGGAAATTTGTTGAATTTCATGGCAATGGTATGGGTGAATTATCATTAGCTGACAGGGCCACTATTGCCAATATGTCTCCTGAATATGGAGCAACCATGGGTTTCTTCCCGGTAGATCATGTAACATTACAATACCTCAAACTAACTGGAAGAAGTGACGAGACTGTGGCAATGATAGAGGCCTATCTCAGAGCAAACAAATTGTTTGTCGACTATAATGAGCCTCAACAAGACAGAGCTTATTCTTCCTATCTTGAATTAAATCTTGACGAAGTCGAACCATGTATCTCGGGACCAAAGAGACCTCATGACCGGGTGGCTTTGAAAGAAATGAAGGCTGATTGGCATTCTTGTCTTGATAACAAAGTGGGATTTAAGGGATTTGCTATACCAAAAGAAGCACAAGGAAAGGTTGCAAAATTTGATTTTCATGGGCAGCCAGCTGAGCTAAAACATGGCAGCGTTGTGATTGCTGCAATCACAAGTTGTACAAATACATCAAACCCTAGTGTGATGCTTGGAGCTGGTCTTGTTGCAAAAGAGGCTCATGACTTAGGTTTGAAGGTTAAACCTTGGGTAAAAGCAAGTCTTGCTCCTGGTTCTGGAGTTGTTACCAAATATCTACTTCAGAGTGGCCTACAAAAGTATCTAAATGAGCAGGGtttcaatattgttggatttGGCTGTACCACATGTATTGGCAATTCAGGAGATCTGGACGAATCAGTTTCTTCTGCTATCTCAGAAAATGACATAGTAGCATCTGCTGTGCTGTCAGGGAACCGTAATTTTGAGGGCCGAGTGCATCCCCTAACTCGCGCTAACTATCTTGCCTCACCTCCTCTGGTTGTGGCTTATGCTCTTGCTGGCACGGTTGACATTGACTTTGAAAAGGAGCCGTTAGGGACAGGAAAAGATGGCAAGAATGTCTTCTTGAGGGATATTTGGCCTTCCACTGAAGAAATTGCACAGACTGTCCAATCCAGTGTGTTGCCTGACATGTTCCGAAGTACATATGAATCTATTACTAAGGGTAATCCTATGTGGAACGAACTACAAGTTCCTGCTGAGAAGCTGTACTCATGGGACACCAACTCAACATATATTCATGAACCTCCATACTTCAAGGGCATGACCATGGATCCTCCTGGACCTCATGGTGTGAAAGATGCTTATTGCCTGCTGAATTTTGGTGACAGTATAACAACTGATCACATTTCTCCTGCTGGAAACATTAACAAGGACAGTCCTGCTCACAGTACACCACATCACCTAGCCAAAGCCTCCAACCTGCCATCAAACAACAAACTGCAGCAAGCAATGCAACCAATACATATCTAG